One window from the genome of Spirosoma rhododendri encodes:
- a CDS encoding alpha/beta hydrolase family protein encodes MHFFKTGALLLLVSSALLFVPAGCNPSGGPDPVTPVTNTLVSSTLIGQFTTDQLRSRFTGSNVGFQLFIRYPISVYRVTYTTTNTDGKSITASGALMIPTVNSTTGIPMLSIQHGTITSDDGAPSNYQSGSEAYTFGSVFASQGYIIAAPDYIGYGASKDLPHTYEHRNGLATASLDMLRAARQVLTDKSVNWDKRLLIAGYSEGGYATLALQKKIEEETGSEFNLVASSCGAGAYDKPAFMKQILNNTTSTDPSISRLYLWVLLTYDRIYNLNRPASYYFKEPYATRIAASGYTANLGGLSFNQVVTDSFKQAINNGTDTDFIKAAQDNDIHDWKPRTNTRLYHGDADDTVLFLNSQNAYDAMRARGATNVQLIRLSGANHATGILGYITGTYDFFSSLQ; translated from the coding sequence ATGCACTTTTTTAAGACAGGCGCACTATTGCTGCTGGTAAGCAGTGCGCTTTTATTCGTACCTGCCGGGTGTAATCCATCGGGTGGCCCCGACCCCGTAACGCCGGTTACCAATACGCTTGTCAGCAGTACGCTGATTGGGCAGTTCACAACCGATCAGCTGCGCAGTCGCTTTACGGGGTCAAATGTTGGCTTTCAACTATTCATTCGGTACCCGATCAGCGTGTATCGCGTTACGTACACCACGACCAATACAGACGGTAAATCGATTACGGCGTCGGGTGCGCTGATGATTCCGACGGTCAACAGCACTACGGGTATTCCAATGCTGAGCATTCAGCACGGAACCATCACCAGCGACGACGGAGCACCATCCAACTACCAGTCGGGCAGCGAAGCCTACACGTTTGGGTCGGTGTTTGCCTCACAGGGGTACATCATCGCGGCCCCCGACTACATTGGGTACGGTGCATCGAAAGACCTGCCGCACACCTACGAACACCGCAACGGACTGGCGACGGCCTCGCTCGATATGCTCCGGGCTGCCCGCCAGGTGCTGACCGACAAAAGCGTCAACTGGGACAAACGACTGCTGATTGCGGGCTATTCGGAAGGCGGCTACGCGACGCTGGCGCTGCAAAAGAAAATCGAAGAAGAAACCGGTTCGGAGTTCAACCTCGTCGCGTCGAGTTGCGGGGCTGGTGCCTACGACAAACCGGCGTTTATGAAGCAGATTCTGAACAACACGACCAGCACCGATCCCAGCATCAGCCGGTTGTATTTGTGGGTACTACTTACCTACGACCGAATTTACAACCTGAACCGCCCGGCTTCTTATTACTTCAAAGAACCCTACGCTACCCGCATTGCGGCCAGCGGCTACACCGCCAATCTGGGGGGGCTGAGCTTTAACCAGGTTGTGACGGATAGTTTCAAACAGGCTATCAACAACGGTACCGATACCGACTTTATCAAGGCCGCGCAGGACAACGACATCCATGATTGGAAGCCCCGCACCAACACGCGGCTCTACCACGGCGATGCCGACGATACGGTGCTGTTTTTAAACTCGCAGAATGCTTACGACGCCATGCGCGCACGTGGGGCCACTAATGTGCAGCTTATCCGGCTCAGCGGGGCAAACCACGCGACCGGTATTCTAGGCTACATCACCGGCACCTACGATTTTTTCAGTTCGCTTCAATAG
- a CDS encoding carboxymuconolactone decarboxylase family protein — MLQFTVPTRDQVSPATQTAFDGLQKMAGFVPNLFAAFGHSENALPRYLAYQSAKTSLNNKEKEAVNLVVSEVNGCRYCQSAHTAIGKMNGFSEEETLNIRAGRSTDLKLNALVVLAKDITENKGRVAAEHLEAFYAAGYNQGNLVDVILQVSDKIAANYLHNLTDVAIDWPLAAELEASAA, encoded by the coding sequence ATGCTACAATTCACAGTTCCAACCCGCGATCAGGTATCACCTGCAACTCAGACAGCGTTCGACGGTCTGCAAAAAATGGCTGGTTTCGTGCCCAATCTGTTTGCTGCGTTCGGTCATTCCGAAAACGCGTTGCCCCGCTATCTCGCCTATCAGAGTGCAAAAACGTCACTTAACAACAAAGAGAAAGAAGCCGTCAACCTTGTCGTTAGTGAGGTAAATGGGTGCCGTTACTGCCAGAGTGCGCATACTGCCATCGGTAAAATGAACGGCTTCTCGGAGGAAGAAACGCTCAACATTCGCGCTGGTCGCAGCACCGACCTGAAATTGAACGCCCTGGTGGTGCTGGCCAAAGATATAACTGAAAATAAAGGCCGCGTAGCAGCCGAACACCTGGAAGCGTTCTATGCGGCTGGTTATAATCAGGGTAATCTGGTGGACGTAATTTTGCAGGTGAGCGATAAAATAGCCGCTAACTACCTGCATAATCTAACCGATGTTGCGATCGACTGGCCGCTGGCGGCCGAGCTTGAAGCATCAGCGGCTTAG
- a CDS encoding ferritin-like domain-containing protein — MNVKETRGEILDQLNRLLTISHDAEEGYQEAAKNAKGSELQSLFTKQAQQRGEFGTELDREIRALGGEPDGGTSVAADLHRAWINLKSVFSSNDDKATVEECQRGDKEALDTYNNVLQETDLAASTRELLLRQKQAIDTAHSSMARLAMTV, encoded by the coding sequence ATGAATGTCAAGGAAACACGGGGCGAAATCCTCGATCAGCTTAATCGTTTGTTGACCATCAGCCACGATGCCGAAGAAGGGTATCAGGAAGCTGCCAAAAATGCAAAAGGTAGCGAGCTACAAAGTTTGTTCACCAAGCAGGCTCAGCAACGGGGCGAGTTTGGGACTGAACTGGACCGCGAAATCCGTGCATTGGGTGGCGAGCCCGACGGTGGTACGAGCGTTGCTGCCGATCTGCACCGGGCCTGGATTAATCTGAAATCAGTATTCTCAAGTAACGATGATAAAGCAACCGTTGAAGAGTGTCAGCGGGGTGATAAAGAAGCCCTCGACACCTACAACAACGTGTTGCAGGAGACCGATCTGGCAGCCAGCACCCGTGAGTTGCTGCTGCGCCAGAAGCAGGCTATCGACACAGCCCACTCGTCGATGGCACGTCTGGCAATGACAGTGTAG
- a CDS encoding TolB family protein, whose product MPARFITYLPKTISLLLGLTTATLAQKPVVSRLEIYDLATNSRRVVRQDSVRFEAPNWTRDGRLIINQEGLLYGVRISDGQKTKINTGSATNCNNDHGLTFDGQTLIISNNVRKASGKGSTSTILTLPLAGGQPKQLTDTTAGHSYWHGVSPDGKTLVFTGERSTGEAGKTNFDIYAIPRTGGPETRLTNSPSLDDGPEYSPDGKSVYFNSVRSGRMQIWRMNADGSQPKQLTDDAYSNWFAHPSPDGQWFVFISYLEDQGSNHPADKAVMLRLMNVKTGQLRELARFTGGQGTINVPSWSPDSKSFAFVSY is encoded by the coding sequence ATGCCTGCTCGCTTTATTACTTATTTACCGAAAACCATTTCCCTGCTCCTCGGTCTGACGACTGCTACACTGGCGCAGAAACCCGTCGTCAGTCGGCTGGAAATTTACGATCTGGCGACGAATAGCCGTCGGGTGGTGCGGCAGGACAGTGTCCGGTTTGAAGCCCCCAACTGGACCCGTGACGGTCGGCTCATCATCAACCAGGAGGGATTGCTGTATGGCGTTCGCATCAGCGATGGCCAGAAAACCAAGATCAATACGGGCTCGGCGACAAACTGCAACAACGACCACGGCCTGACCTTTGACGGCCAGACGCTCATCATCAGCAACAACGTCAGAAAGGCCAGCGGAAAGGGCAGCACGTCGACGATACTGACGCTGCCGCTGGCGGGTGGTCAGCCGAAACAGTTGACCGACACAACCGCCGGGCACTCCTACTGGCATGGTGTATCGCCCGACGGGAAAACATTGGTGTTCACCGGCGAACGATCCACTGGCGAAGCGGGCAAAACCAATTTTGACATCTACGCCATCCCCCGTACCGGTGGCCCCGAAACCCGCCTGACCAACTCGCCCAGCCTCGACGACGGCCCGGAGTATTCACCCGACGGCAAGTCTGTTTACTTCAATTCCGTGCGGTCGGGACGGATGCAGATCTGGCGCATGAACGCTGACGGTTCGCAACCGAAACAGCTTACCGACGACGCCTACTCCAACTGGTTTGCCCACCCCTCACCCGACGGGCAGTGGTTTGTGTTTATCAGCTATCTGGAAGATCAGGGCTCGAACCATCCCGCCGACAAAGCTGTGATGCTGCGGCTCATGAACGTAAAAACGGGCCAACTCCGCGAATTGGCCCGTTTTACCGGTGGTCAGGGAACGATCAACGTACCAAGCTGGTCGCCTGACAGCAAATCGTTTGCCTTTGTCAGCTATTGA
- a CDS encoding adhesin has product MKTQPAFDRDEDVLMMNPDPETAAFEDDDDDDFDGGAEFDELGSGATSGYGEDDLADIEDEEFDEKNLDEDLDDDDIDDDLDDDDTL; this is encoded by the coding sequence ATGAAGACCCAGCCTGCGTTTGACCGGGATGAAGACGTGCTGATGATGAATCCCGATCCGGAAACGGCCGCTTTCGAGGATGACGACGACGATGATTTCGATGGTGGAGCCGAGTTTGATGAACTTGGATCAGGTGCTACCAGCGGATACGGCGAAGACGATCTGGCCGATATCGAAGACGAAGAGTTTGACGAAAAAAATCTGGACGAAGATCTGGATGATGACGATATCGACGACGACCTGGACGACGACGATACCCTGTAG
- a CDS encoding glycoside hydrolase family 130 protein, whose translation MQNYKLHRLSDQPILKTSDVRPAMEGFEVLGAFNPATCLVDNEVVMLLRVAEAPKSQSGIISVPLLENRDGVPTLTVKHFPEPAQPYDPRVITLDGKVYLTSLSHLRLARSTDGIHFTIEDKPFLFPARMDESFGIEDARITFLDGKYWITYTAVSEHGPGVGLAVTTDFTDVERVGMILPPPNKDVALFPQRINGKYYLLHRPMVSDIGKPSVWLAQSPDGVHWGKHQFLFGGRGLTDPRYAWEGGKIGAGPEPLLTDDGWLVCYHGADPTHAYSLALALLDKNDPSIVLDRSDEPLLMPELPWEKEGFFPNVVFANGWVRWPDGRIWVYYGAADSGVGLAELVRE comes from the coding sequence ATGCAAAACTATAAACTTCACCGACTTTCCGACCAGCCAATTCTAAAAACAAGCGATGTTCGACCCGCCATGGAAGGCTTCGAGGTATTGGGCGCTTTCAATCCGGCGACCTGTCTGGTTGATAACGAAGTGGTTATGTTGCTGCGGGTGGCTGAAGCCCCAAAATCGCAATCAGGCATAATCAGTGTGCCGCTGCTGGAAAACCGCGACGGTGTGCCAACGTTAACCGTCAAACACTTCCCCGAACCCGCTCAACCCTACGATCCGCGTGTAATTACGCTCGACGGTAAGGTGTATCTGACCTCGCTCAGCCATCTCCGGCTCGCCCGTAGCACCGATGGTATTCACTTCACAATTGAGGACAAGCCGTTTCTGTTTCCGGCCCGAATGGATGAGTCATTCGGTATCGAAGACGCCCGGATCACGTTTCTCGACGGCAAATACTGGATCACCTACACGGCGGTGTCGGAGCACGGGCCGGGGGTTGGGCTGGCCGTCACGACCGACTTCACCGACGTTGAACGGGTGGGCATGATTTTGCCCCCGCCCAACAAAGATGTAGCCCTGTTTCCGCAGCGTATCAACGGCAAGTACTACCTGCTCCACCGGCCGATGGTGTCGGACATCGGCAAGCCGTCAGTCTGGCTGGCTCAGTCGCCTGATGGCGTTCACTGGGGTAAGCATCAGTTTTTGTTCGGCGGGCGCGGCCTAACCGATCCGCGTTACGCCTGGGAAGGGGGTAAAATCGGGGCCGGTCCCGAACCGCTGCTAACCGACGACGGCTGGCTCGTCTGCTACCACGGTGCCGACCCAACCCACGCGTATTCACTGGCCCTCGCCCTGCTCGATAAAAACGACCCATCCATCGTCCTCGACCGTTCCGACGAGCCCCTACTCATGCCCGAACTACCGTGGGAGAAAGAAGGCTTTTTCCCCAACGTGGTCTTCGCCAACGGCTGGGTCCGCTGGCCCGACGGCCGCATCTGGGTCTATTACGGTGCCGCCGACTCCGGCGTTGGCCTGGCTGAGCTGGTACGGGAGTAA
- a CDS encoding helix-turn-helix domain-containing protein, translating to MLAIYRDPTTNGTIRLIENEAGFYRQFFDETTAADQVQTGRQQRLLTVVWNTGADQRVVIDGLAYWLPSQTVLPLVVNQTFRFERAETIVAWQFDREFYCIIDHDREVSCSGLLFYGRPEPLFLHLTSSEQTKLEALLVVFNDEFGTRDTIQGEMLRMLLKRLIIKMTRLAKTQYLVETLSDSGLELIRQYRMLVEQNYRQQHQVGFYADKLNRSPKTLTNVFTLHGQDSPLQIIHDRLGLEARRLLTFTDKSAKEISYELGFDELSNFSRFFKKLIGVPPSEFKEQSRRVDKSPSAF from the coding sequence ATGCTTGCCATCTACCGCGACCCCACCACCAACGGAACGATCCGACTGATCGAAAATGAAGCGGGCTTCTACCGCCAGTTTTTCGATGAAACTACTGCCGCCGATCAGGTACAGACCGGTCGGCAGCAACGGCTGCTGACGGTTGTTTGGAATACGGGAGCCGATCAGCGTGTTGTCATCGACGGTCTGGCGTATTGGTTGCCAAGCCAAACGGTGCTGCCGTTGGTCGTGAATCAGACATTTCGTTTCGAGCGGGCCGAAACCATCGTAGCCTGGCAATTCGACCGCGAGTTTTATTGCATCATCGACCACGACCGGGAAGTGTCGTGTTCAGGTTTACTGTTCTACGGTCGGCCCGAGCCGCTGTTTCTCCACCTGACAAGCAGCGAGCAGACCAAACTAGAGGCCCTGCTGGTTGTATTCAACGACGAGTTTGGTACCCGCGACACCATTCAGGGCGAAATGCTTCGGATGTTGCTCAAGCGATTGATTATCAAGATGACTCGGCTGGCAAAGACTCAGTACCTTGTAGAAACGCTATCTGATTCAGGGCTGGAACTGATTCGCCAGTATCGAATGCTGGTTGAGCAAAACTACCGCCAACAACATCAGGTGGGTTTTTACGCTGATAAACTCAACAGGTCACCTAAAACGCTTACCAACGTTTTCACGTTGCACGGACAGGATAGTCCGTTGCAAATTATCCATGACCGACTTGGACTGGAAGCGCGACGCTTGCTGACCTTCACGGACAAATCAGCCAAAGAAATTAGCTATGAGCTTGGGTTTGACGAGTTGTCGAACTTCAGCCGGTTCTTCAAAAAACTAATCGGCGTGCCGCCATCTGAATTTAAAGAGCAGTCGCGCAGGGTAGATAAGTCACCGTCGGCATTTTGA
- a CDS encoding S9 family peptidase, giving the protein MQRLLFTLLLIPFLTTAQKRPLNASDYDRWQSVRSEKISGNGQWIAYQVDLQEGDGRLEVTPAGQATPKYTFARGYMAQFTPDNQFLVMRLKAPYADTRKAKLKKKKADELPRDSMAVLTLATGKITKLPNVKSFTLGKDAGNWVAVLQERKDEKGGREQASARPTPRRDTKDTLNPLPPVSTTATARKNARKPKGDDLVLLNMADGTRRTTRYVSGVAVADNGRVIFYSKDSAVDSLKTGDAPVPGVFMFTPATGQTTLVDTSSTRKIYKGLTVDKTGQQLAWMASADSAGSDVKVFTLYYKNLQPATPTKGKRAKMTPLEAPFRVLADTMTKALPKGWSVNEYREPKFSDDGKRLYFSTSPIAPKPTKDTLTPEDEKVKMDIWSWTDSRLQPMQQKRLKEEKERGFLTVFDLPSGKTIPLASREVPTVSFDPKVNARYLLGLSDLPYQVQSSWDPGHTDMYLIDAQTGEKKRIANDAQASQPKLSPGGKYAYWFDERDSLWRAWDVAAGKRIDLTKGLPSKFFDEEHDTPSLPGAYGSAGWTADDKHVWLYDRYDIWQIDPTGREKPLNLTSSWGRKNRIRLRYAELDNDDTPGRFAPEKAIDPKAELFLTGIWESDKSTGILKSKNGLAASEPTTLTHSNHRYFGLNKAKNAGTLTFYRGNYQEPINLFRTDTTLASPMQLTHVNPQQDSIRWGSAEVVKWLGTNGVQLEGLLFKPEGFDPKKKYPMLTYFYERNAETLNDYRAPSPSRSTINIPYCVSNGYLVFVPDIVYTTGQPGPNAYDCIVPGVLSLLDKGFVDRDRLGIQGQSWGGYQTAYIITRTNLFRAAEAGAPVANMTSAYGGIRWETGIVRQFQYEKTQSRIGGTLWDKPMNYIENSPLFFANRVETPLMMTHNDADGAVPWYQGIEFYTALRRLNKPVWMLVYNGEGHNLTQRHNAKDLSIRLYQFFDYFLKDAPMPVWMKEGRTAVEKDRGEMKYELGDK; this is encoded by the coding sequence ATGCAACGACTTCTTTTTACCTTACTCCTCATTCCCTTCCTCACGACCGCCCAGAAACGGCCGCTTAACGCGTCGGACTATGACCGCTGGCAAAGCGTTCGGTCTGAGAAAATCTCCGGCAACGGCCAATGGATTGCTTATCAGGTCGACCTTCAGGAGGGCGACGGGCGGCTGGAGGTGACACCCGCCGGTCAGGCTACGCCCAAATACACCTTTGCGCGGGGCTACATGGCGCAGTTCACGCCCGACAATCAGTTTCTGGTGATGCGCCTGAAAGCTCCCTATGCCGACACGCGCAAGGCTAAACTCAAGAAAAAGAAGGCCGACGAACTACCCCGCGATAGTATGGCAGTGCTTACGCTGGCGACGGGCAAAATCACCAAACTCCCGAACGTGAAGTCGTTTACGCTGGGTAAGGACGCGGGCAACTGGGTCGCGGTGTTGCAGGAACGTAAGGACGAGAAAGGCGGACGCGAACAGGCGTCGGCCCGCCCAACGCCCCGCCGGGACACGAAAGACACGCTGAACCCGCTGCCCCCCGTATCGACAACGGCGACCGCCCGGAAGAACGCGCGCAAACCAAAAGGTGACGATCTGGTGCTGCTCAACATGGCCGACGGCACCCGCCGGACGACGCGCTATGTGTCGGGCGTAGCGGTGGCCGACAATGGCCGGGTGATTTTTTACAGCAAAGACTCCGCCGTTGATTCGCTGAAAACCGGCGACGCGCCCGTGCCGGGTGTGTTTATGTTTACCCCCGCCACGGGGCAGACGACGCTGGTCGACACGAGTTCAACACGGAAGATTTACAAGGGTCTGACCGTTGACAAGACGGGGCAGCAACTGGCGTGGATGGCGTCGGCCGATAGCGCGGGTTCGGACGTCAAGGTGTTTACACTCTACTATAAAAACCTCCAGCCTGCCACGCCCACAAAGGGTAAACGGGCGAAGATGACGCCCCTCGAAGCGCCGTTCCGCGTCCTGGCCGACACGATGACCAAAGCCCTGCCCAAAGGCTGGTCGGTGAACGAATACCGCGAACCCAAGTTTTCTGACGATGGCAAGCGGCTGTACTTCTCCACCTCCCCCATCGCACCAAAACCGACGAAGGACACGCTGACGCCGGAGGACGAAAAGGTAAAAATGGACATCTGGAGCTGGACCGACTCCCGCCTGCAACCCATGCAGCAGAAGCGGCTCAAGGAAGAAAAAGAACGCGGTTTCCTGACGGTATTCGACCTGCCGTCCGGCAAAACGATCCCCCTCGCCAGCCGCGAAGTGCCGACCGTTTCGTTCGACCCGAAAGTGAATGCACGCTACCTGCTGGGCTTGAGCGACCTGCCCTATCAGGTGCAGTCGTCGTGGGACCCCGGCCATACGGATATGTACCTGATCGACGCACAGACGGGCGAGAAAAAGCGCATCGCCAACGACGCGCAGGCATCGCAGCCCAAGCTGTCGCCGGGTGGGAAGTATGCCTACTGGTTCGATGAGCGCGATTCGCTCTGGCGGGCGTGGGACGTTGCCGCCGGGAAGCGCATCGACCTGACGAAGGGCCTGCCCAGCAAATTCTTCGATGAAGAGCACGACACCCCTAGCCTACCCGGTGCCTACGGATCAGCGGGCTGGACTGCCGACGACAAGCACGTCTGGCTGTACGACCGCTACGACATCTGGCAAATCGACCCGACGGGCCGCGAGAAGCCGCTGAACCTGACATCAAGCTGGGGCCGCAAAAATCGCATCCGACTGCGCTACGCCGAACTCGATAATGACGACACACCGGGCCGTTTTGCCCCTGAAAAAGCCATCGACCCGAAAGCTGAACTGTTCCTGACCGGTATCTGGGAAAGCGACAAATCAACGGGGATTCTGAAAAGCAAAAACGGCCTAGCGGCCAGCGAACCAACGACGCTGACGCACAGCAACCATCGCTACTTCGGCCTGAACAAAGCCAAGAACGCCGGTACGCTGACCTTCTACCGGGGTAACTATCAGGAACCAATCAACCTGTTCCGCACCGATACGACGCTGGCATCGCCCATGCAGCTTACCCACGTAAATCCGCAGCAGGACAGCATTCGCTGGGGATCGGCCGAAGTCGTCAAATGGCTGGGCACCAACGGTGTGCAACTGGAGGGACTACTCTTTAAGCCCGAAGGCTTCGACCCGAAGAAGAAGTACCCGATGCTGACGTACTTCTACGAACGCAACGCCGAAACGCTCAACGACTACCGCGCTCCATCGCCCAGCCGCTCGACGATCAATATCCCGTACTGCGTTTCGAACGGCTATCTGGTATTCGTACCCGACATCGTTTACACCACCGGTCAGCCGGGGCCGAACGCGTATGACTGCATCGTGCCGGGTGTGCTGAGCCTGCTTGACAAGGGCTTCGTCGACCGCGACCGGCTGGGCATTCAGGGCCAAAGCTGGGGTGGGTATCAGACGGCTTACATCATCACCCGCACCAACCTGTTCCGCGCGGCCGAAGCCGGTGCGCCAGTTGCCAACATGACCTCGGCCTACGGCGGTATTCGCTGGGAAACGGGTATCGTGCGGCAGTTTCAGTACGAAAAAACGCAGAGCCGCATCGGTGGTACGCTCTGGGACAAGCCGATGAATTACATCGAAAACTCGCCCCTGTTCTTCGCTAACCGGGTCGAGACGCCCCTGATGATGACGCACAACGACGCCGACGGAGCCGTCCCCTGGTATCAGGGTATCGAGTTCTACACGGCCCTACGCCGGTTGAACAAGCCCGTCTGGATGCTGGTCTACAACGGTGAAGGCCACAACCTGACGCAGCGCCACAACGCCAAAGACCTGAGCATCCGGCTGTACCAGTTTTTCGATTACTTCCTGAAAGATGCGCCCATGCCAGTCTGGATGAAGGAAGGTCGTACGGCCGTCGAGAAAGACCGGGGCGAAATGAAATACGAACTGGGTGACAAGTAG
- a CDS encoding OmpA family protein yields the protein MLVLLAVSTLSGNVLTSCKSGKPMNKTQKGGAVGAGGGALVGGIIGRKTGNTAIGAIIGATVGGAAGAIIGRRMDKQAEELKRELPNAQVERVGEGIKITFGSDILFDVNSYSLKPATKRQLDDFAQTLNKYPDTDIRIEGHADATGPEDYNLKLSRERANAVGDYLKTQNITSGRLDEIGYGEEQPIADNSTESGRSKNRRVDIAVFANKKMQNDAKDGKLAN from the coding sequence ATGTTAGTGTTACTTGCCGTCAGTACGCTGTCGGGCAATGTGCTAACGAGTTGTAAGTCGGGTAAGCCGATGAACAAAACCCAGAAAGGGGGAGCTGTCGGTGCCGGTGGTGGTGCTCTGGTAGGCGGTATTATCGGTCGTAAGACGGGTAACACGGCTATCGGTGCAATCATTGGCGCAACGGTAGGTGGCGCAGCCGGTGCCATTATTGGGCGACGGATGGACAAGCAGGCCGAGGAGCTTAAGAGAGAGCTGCCGAATGCGCAGGTGGAGCGGGTTGGCGAGGGTATCAAAATCACCTTCGGGTCCGACATCCTGTTCGACGTAAATTCGTATTCGCTGAAGCCAGCCACCAAACGGCAGCTGGACGATTTCGCGCAGACGCTTAACAAATACCCTGACACCGACATTCGGATCGAAGGGCATGCCGACGCAACAGGGCCTGAAGATTACAACCTGAAGCTGTCGCGTGAGCGGGCTAACGCTGTTGGCGACTACCTGAAAACGCAAAATATCACATCAGGTCGGTTGGACGAAATCGGGTACGGCGAAGAACAACCCATTGCCGACAACTCGACCGAATCGGGCAGAAGCAAGAACCGCCGGGTCGACATTGCCGTTTTTGCCAACAAAAAAATGCAGAATGACGCCAAAGATGGCAAGTTGGCTAATTAA